A genomic segment from Alteribacillus bidgolensis encodes:
- a CDS encoding ornithine--oxo-acid transaminase: MTLITPTHSIIKHTEKYGARNYHPLPIVISKAEGVWVEDPEGRRYIDMLSAYSALNQGHRHPKIIQALKDQADKVTLTSRAFHNDQLGTFYEKVCSLTNKEMVLPMNTGAEAVETAIKAIRRWGYDNKNIKEGMAEIIACEGNFHGRTMSAVSLSSEEEYKRGFGPMLPGIKIVPYGDIDALKAAITPNTAGFLLEPIQGEAGIVIPQDGFLKEAKEVCEENSVLFAADEIQSGLGRTGKTFACDWEEVEPDMYILGKALGGGVFPISCLAANANILSVFNPGSHGSTFGGNPLGAAVSVAALDVLEEENLVERSQKLGNYFKARISDIDNPKIKEIRGKGLFIGVELTEAARPYCEKLKEKGLLCKETHETVIRFAPPLVISEEDLEWAIEKIEEVLSA, from the coding sequence ATGACGTTAATAACACCTACTCATTCGATTATTAAACATACAGAAAAATATGGTGCAAGAAACTATCATCCTTTACCGATAGTTATATCAAAGGCAGAGGGTGTTTGGGTAGAAGATCCTGAAGGTAGAAGGTATATTGACATGTTAAGTGCATACTCTGCATTAAACCAAGGTCATCGCCACCCCAAAATTATTCAGGCTTTAAAAGATCAGGCTGACAAAGTAACGCTGACATCCCGGGCATTCCACAATGACCAATTGGGCACATTTTATGAAAAAGTCTGCAGCCTGACTAATAAAGAAATGGTGCTGCCGATGAACACGGGGGCTGAAGCGGTGGAAACAGCTATTAAAGCCATTCGCCGTTGGGGATATGATAACAAAAATATTAAAGAAGGAATGGCAGAAATTATTGCTTGTGAAGGGAATTTCCATGGAAGAACAATGTCAGCCGTTTCTTTGTCATCAGAAGAAGAATATAAACGCGGCTTCGGCCCGATGCTTCCGGGAATTAAGATTGTTCCTTACGGTGATATTGATGCTTTAAAAGCAGCCATTACACCGAACACAGCCGGATTTTTGCTGGAACCTATTCAGGGAGAAGCAGGAATTGTTATTCCTCAGGACGGTTTCCTGAAAGAAGCAAAAGAGGTGTGCGAGGAAAATAGCGTGCTGTTTGCAGCTGATGAAATTCAAAGCGGCCTTGGACGTACAGGAAAAACATTTGCGTGTGACTGGGAAGAGGTAGAACCGGATATGTATATTCTCGGTAAAGCTCTTGGGGGCGGAGTTTTTCCGATTTCCTGTCTAGCTGCAAATGCAAACATCCTTAGTGTATTTAATCCTGGTTCTCATGGGTCTACTTTTGGAGGTAATCCGCTTGGGGCAGCTGTTTCTGTCGCAGCACTGGATGTGTTGGAAGAAGAAAATTTGGTAGAGCGTTCTCAAAAACTTGGAAACTACTTTAAAGCGAGAATTAGCGACATCGATAACCCGAAAATTAAAGAAATCCGAGGGAAAGGTCTCTTTATCGGAGTAGAGCTTACAGAAGCGGCTCGTCCTTATTGTGAAAAACTAAAGGAAAAAGGATTGCTTTGTAAAGAAACGCATGAAACCGTCATTCGTTTTGCGCCGCCTCTTGTCATTTCGGAAGAGGACTTAGAATGGGCAATTGAAAAAATTGAAGAAGTACTAAGCGCCTAA
- the pruA gene encoding L-glutamate gamma-semialdehyde dehydrogenase, whose product MYTAYRHEPFTDFTKEDNIKDFQNALEKVEGYLGEDYPLLIDGEKLTTDDKLVSYNPADKEKVIGNVSKATPELVDKAFDAASRAFETWRHTNPSARAEILFRGAAIMRRRKHELSALLVKEAGKPWKEADADIAEAIDFLEYYARQMIELKAGKPINSRDGEYNQFMYQPMGVAVTIPPWNFAGAIMAGTTVAPLVTGNTVLLKPAEPTPVIAAKFVEILEEAGTPKGVINFVPGDPSKIGDYLVDHPKTSIITFTGSRATGLRVFQRAAVVQEGQYHLKRVLAEMGGKDTVVVDNEANLDTAAEAIITSAFGFSGQKCSAGSRAVVHEDVYDEVLKRVEARTKELTLGDPVCKDNYMGPVINQKAFDKITSYIEIGKEEGRLVTGGDADSSKGYFIQPTVFADVDPKARIMQEEIFGPVVAFSKAKDYDEALEIANNTEYGLTGAVISNNSENLEKAKHYFHVGNLYFNRNCTGAIVGYHPFGGFKMSGTDAKAGGPDYLLQYMQPKTISQML is encoded by the coding sequence ATGTATACAGCTTATAGACATGAACCATTTACAGACTTTACAAAAGAAGATAACATCAAAGATTTCCAAAACGCATTAGAAAAAGTAGAAGGGTACCTTGGAGAAGATTATCCGCTTCTCATTGATGGTGAAAAACTTACTACCGATGACAAGCTGGTTTCTTACAACCCAGCTGATAAAGAAAAAGTCATTGGAAATGTTTCAAAAGCAACACCGGAATTAGTCGACAAAGCATTTGATGCGGCAAGCCGAGCATTTGAAACGTGGAGACATACTAATCCTTCAGCAAGAGCGGAAATTTTATTCCGTGGTGCTGCAATTATGCGCCGCCGCAAACACGAACTATCTGCATTACTCGTTAAAGAGGCAGGAAAGCCTTGGAAAGAAGCAGATGCGGATATCGCTGAAGCTATCGACTTTCTCGAATACTACGCTCGTCAAATGATTGAATTAAAAGCAGGGAAGCCAATCAACAGCCGTGACGGAGAATACAACCAATTTATGTACCAGCCAATGGGTGTAGCAGTTACTATTCCACCTTGGAATTTTGCTGGAGCAATTATGGCAGGAACTACGGTAGCACCACTTGTTACAGGAAACACTGTACTTCTAAAACCTGCTGAACCGACACCAGTTATTGCTGCTAAATTTGTAGAGATTCTTGAAGAAGCAGGTACACCAAAAGGCGTTATTAACTTCGTCCCTGGCGACCCTTCTAAAATCGGTGATTATTTAGTAGATCATCCAAAAACTTCTATCATCACTTTCACAGGTTCAAGGGCAACCGGTCTTCGCGTGTTCCAGCGCGCAGCTGTTGTTCAGGAAGGCCAGTACCATTTAAAACGAGTTCTTGCAGAAATGGGAGGCAAAGATACCGTCGTTGTAGACAATGAAGCAAATCTTGATACTGCAGCAGAAGCGATTATCACCTCTGCATTTGGTTTCTCAGGGCAAAAATGTTCTGCTGGTTCTCGAGCTGTTGTACATGAAGATGTGTATGATGAAGTGCTGAAACGAGTGGAAGCACGCACAAAAGAACTAACATTAGGTGATCCTGTTTGTAAAGATAACTATATGGGCCCCGTTATTAACCAAAAAGCATTTGACAAAATTACTAGTTACATCGAAATCGGCAAAGAAGAAGGCCGTCTCGTTACAGGCGGTGATGCAGACAGCTCAAAAGGATATTTCATTCAGCCAACTGTATTTGCAGATGTTGATCCAAAAGCTCGTATTATGCAAGAAGAAATTTTTGGGCCAGTAGTGGCTTTTTCGAAAGCTAAAGATTATGATGAAGCGCTTGAAATTGCAAATAACACAGAATACGGTTTAACAGGTGCTGTGATTTCTAACAACAGCGAAAACCTTGAAAAGGCAAAACATTATTTCCATGTCGGCAATTTATATTTCAACCGAAACTGCACAGGTGCTATTGTCGGATACCATCCGTTTGGCGGCTTTAAAATGTCGGGAACCGATGCAAAAGCTGGCGGACCGGATTATCTTCTTCAATACATGCAGCCGAAGACGATCAGCCAAATGCTGTAA
- the rocF gene encoding arginase: protein MPKNISIIGVPMDLGQIRRGVDMGPSAVRYAGLSEQVEELGYKVNDKGNIPVERPASSLQGEGLTNLQAIIQASTHLAAVFSEIKQAGDFPLVLGGDHSVSIGSVAAAGMHDENLGLIWYDAHPDLNTEETSPSGNIHGMPLAVSLGIGNQQLTSIGQKLPKVKPENIVIVGARSIDEGEKECIKKHGIKTFTMHDIDRLGMTRVMEKTIEYLKNKTSNVHLSFDLDSIDPQDAPGVGTPVLGGISYRESHLAFEMLSEADIITSADIVEVNPILDQKNQTAHVAVELITSLFGKKLLYSPSPEDKKIMGVEYGN, encoded by the coding sequence ATGCCGAAAAATATTTCTATAATTGGAGTTCCAATGGATTTAGGACAAATTCGCAGAGGAGTAGACATGGGACCTAGTGCTGTGCGCTATGCAGGGCTTTCTGAGCAGGTGGAGGAATTAGGATATAAGGTAAACGATAAAGGAAACATTCCTGTTGAAAGGCCGGCCTCAAGTTTGCAGGGAGAAGGGTTAACTAATCTGCAGGCAATAATTCAAGCTAGTACTCACCTAGCCGCTGTCTTCTCAGAAATAAAACAGGCTGGAGATTTTCCACTTGTATTAGGAGGGGATCATAGCGTAAGTATAGGTTCAGTGGCAGCCGCTGGGATGCATGACGAAAATCTGGGATTAATTTGGTATGATGCGCATCCTGATTTAAATACGGAGGAAACCTCCCCTTCAGGAAATATTCATGGGATGCCGCTAGCGGTAAGTTTAGGTATAGGAAATCAACAACTAACAAGCATAGGGCAGAAATTACCGAAAGTGAAACCTGAAAATATTGTAATCGTAGGGGCTCGTTCTATTGATGAAGGAGAAAAAGAATGTATTAAAAAACATGGTATTAAAACTTTTACTATGCACGATATCGATAGACTTGGCATGACCCGAGTAATGGAAAAAACGATCGAATATTTAAAAAATAAAACGAGTAATGTTCATTTAAGCTTTGACTTGGATTCAATTGACCCCCAAGATGCTCCAGGAGTAGGTACTCCTGTATTAGGCGGTATTTCATACAGAGAAAGTCATTTAGCTTTCGAAATGCTCTCAGAAGCGGATATTATTACCTCGGCAGATATAGTAGAAGTAAATCCTATATTGGATCAAAAAAATCAAACGGCTCATGTTGCTGTAGAACTCATAACATCCTTGTTTGGAAAAAAACTGCTTTATTCCCCTTCGCCTGAAGATAAAAAAATAATGGGGGTGGAGTATGGGAATTGA
- a CDS encoding YjiH family protein: MGIEKPKEKHNKVYSMRNILQCVIPSLAGIILFMVPIGVEGEITIPVAYLADRLTTLLETAIPFIVVSLLFITTAGAILRPKFLVHTPFLRALFYISPTWVVIRAVGLVYGVLTLFKVGPEMVWSVNTGGLLFYDLIPLLFSIFLFAGLFLPLLLNYGLLEFSGTLLKKVMRPVFTLPGRSSIDCITSWLGDGTIGVLLTSKQYEEGYYSQREATVIGTTFSVVSITFTIVVLSYMELDQYFFQYYATIFLTGFILAIVLPRIPPLSLKSKRYADGKENHGEKDFVSYGPSLLKRGFYQAVKRASDSNSVSAFLKNGAKNVMEMWLGVLPVVMAIGTTALVIAEYTPMFEYLGMPLIPILNVMQIPEAAEAAQTLVIGFADMLLPAIIGSGIESELTKFVIACISVTQLVYLSEVGGLLLASKIPIRFLDLVLIFFERTLIGLPIIVAAAHIIF; the protein is encoded by the coding sequence ATGGGAATTGAGAAGCCTAAGGAAAAACATAATAAGGTTTATTCCATGAGAAATATATTACAATGTGTTATCCCCTCCTTAGCAGGGATTATATTATTTATGGTGCCTATTGGTGTGGAAGGTGAGATTACGATACCAGTTGCCTATTTGGCAGATCGTTTAACGACATTGTTAGAGACAGCAATCCCATTTATTGTAGTTTCTCTTTTGTTTATTACAACAGCAGGGGCAATTTTACGCCCGAAATTTCTCGTACATACTCCTTTTTTAAGAGCCCTTTTTTATATAAGCCCAACCTGGGTTGTTATCAGGGCTGTCGGTCTGGTATATGGAGTATTAACATTATTTAAAGTAGGACCAGAGATGGTGTGGTCCGTAAATACGGGTGGTTTGTTATTTTATGATTTGATCCCTCTTTTATTCTCCATTTTTTTGTTTGCAGGTTTATTTCTGCCTTTGTTATTAAATTATGGTTTGCTGGAATTTTCAGGAACATTATTAAAGAAGGTAATGCGCCCGGTGTTTACCCTTCCAGGCCGTTCTTCTATAGACTGTATTACATCTTGGCTCGGGGATGGAACGATTGGAGTTTTGTTAACAAGCAAGCAATATGAAGAGGGATACTATTCACAAAGAGAAGCAACTGTTATTGGCACTACATTTTCCGTTGTATCAATTACATTCACAATTGTTGTCTTAAGCTATATGGAACTTGACCAATATTTTTTCCAATACTATGCAACTATCTTTCTTACGGGATTTATACTGGCCATTGTTCTTCCACGTATTCCTCCGCTTTCCCTTAAATCTAAAAGGTACGCGGATGGAAAAGAGAATCATGGGGAAAAAGATTTCGTTTCATATGGACCATCTTTATTAAAAAGAGGGTTTTATCAAGCGGTAAAACGTGCTTCTGACAGCAATAGTGTAAGCGCTTTTTTGAAAAACGGGGCTAAAAATGTAATGGAGATGTGGCTTGGTGTCCTTCCGGTTGTTATGGCCATAGGCACTACTGCGCTGGTTATTGCTGAGTATACTCCTATGTTTGAGTATCTAGGAATGCCTTTAATTCCTATTTTGAATGTTATGCAGATACCAGAAGCAGCTGAAGCAGCTCAAACATTAGTTATCGGTTTTGCAGATATGCTATTGCCCGCGATTATTGGCAGTGGTATTGAAAGTGAGTTAACTAAATTTGTTATAGCCTGCATTTCAGTGACACAACTTGTTTATTTATCAGAAGTAGGCGGCTTATTACTTGCCTCTAAAATACCTATTCGTTTTTTAGATTTAGTGCTTATATTTTTTGAGCGCACATTAATAGGTCTGCCAATTATCGTAGCCGCCGCTCATATCATTTTTTAG
- the mqnE gene encoding aminofutalosine synthase MqnE — MILLIQSDTTSRLNNIKEKVENNVRLSMEDGLFLYNSEDLLTIGELANQANLKKNGKKTYFVENMSLYFTNVCEATCAFCHFKRKPGEDGAYTNSPMEMVEQVKERITPNVKEFHITGGHNTEVPFDYYVDSIRTLKEHFPDVTIKAYTGAEIEFFSRQSGLSYKEVLNKLKDAGLSSLTGGGAEILSERYRKKMSVNKATTEQWLDVHRSAHSLGIPTHATMLYGSIETLEERLQHMIYLRELQDETNGFLVFIPLAVQPKSTNSKITKRTSAVEDLKTIAISRLMLDNFQHIKSYFITLGTQVAQLALNFGASDIHGTLIEERISHSAGALSPKGLTRDELVYLVKEANRIPVERDTLYNELKTY, encoded by the coding sequence ATTATCTTGTTAATACAAAGTGATACCACTTCTCGCCTTAATAACATAAAAGAAAAAGTAGAAAATAATGTTAGGCTATCCATGGAAGACGGCTTGTTTCTATATAACTCAGAGGACTTGTTAACCATTGGCGAGCTGGCTAATCAAGCTAACTTAAAAAAGAATGGCAAAAAAACATATTTCGTGGAAAATATGAGTCTATACTTCACCAATGTATGTGAAGCCACTTGTGCTTTTTGCCACTTCAAAAGAAAACCAGGTGAAGACGGAGCATATACAAATTCTCCTATGGAAATGGTAGAACAAGTAAAAGAACGTATTACACCTAATGTAAAGGAATTTCATATCACTGGCGGCCATAACACGGAAGTTCCTTTTGATTATTATGTGGATTCTATAAGGACGTTAAAAGAACACTTCCCGGATGTGACCATAAAGGCTTATACAGGGGCTGAAATTGAATTTTTCTCTAGACAAAGCGGTCTTAGTTATAAAGAGGTACTTAACAAGCTGAAAGACGCCGGCCTTTCATCGCTAACAGGCGGGGGAGCAGAAATTTTATCAGAAAGATACCGGAAAAAAATGAGTGTAAATAAAGCAACAACCGAACAATGGCTAGACGTACATCGCAGCGCTCATTCTTTAGGTATCCCTACCCATGCAACCATGCTTTACGGATCGATTGAAACGCTCGAAGAAAGACTTCAGCATATGATTTATTTGCGTGAGCTTCAAGATGAAACAAACGGCTTTTTAGTATTTATTCCACTGGCTGTTCAGCCGAAAAGCACCAATTCAAAAATAACAAAAAGAACAAGTGCCGTAGAAGACTTAAAGACAATAGCTATCAGTCGTTTGATGCTGGATAATTTTCAACACATAAAGTCCTATTTTATTACATTAGGTACACAAGTAGCACAGCTGGCATTAAACTTTGGGGCGTCAGATATCCATGGAACGCTCATCGAGGAACGAATTAGTCATTCCGCTGGCGCTTTGTCTCCAAAAGGTTTAACAAGAGATGAATTAGTATACCTAGTAAAAGAAGCAAATCGTATTCCAGTAGAAAGAGATACACTTTATAACGAATTAAAAACATACTAA
- the putP gene encoding sodium/proline symporter PutP: MNAPTLITFLIYLIGMFSIGLIFYKLTNNLSDYVLGGRKLGGAVAALSAGASDMSSWLILALPGAMYIGGMSEIWLPIGLAVGAYLNWQFMAKRLRRYTEISNNSITIPDFLENRFRDQSKVLRIVSAVFILLFFAFYTSSGLVGGATLFVQSFGWEYTTALWIGVAIIITYTFLGGFLAVSWTDFFQGIIMFLALIVVPIVAITEMGGWGNMIAAAGEVDAAYLDAFAGTSAIGIISLLAWGLGYFGQPHIITRFMAIRSEQEVPKARLIGITWMVLSLFGAIFTGFVGIAYFAGAGPGNALAEGAHETVFIAFTQLLFNPWIAGFLLAAILAAIMSTIDSQLLVSSSALAEDFYKGLFRPSAKEQELVWIGRVGVLLIALIATLLAYNPNSTVLELVEYAWAGFGAVFGPVILLSLFWRRTTKWGALAGMVAGGLTVILWAIPEGGLFDLYELVPGFLAGGLAVILVSYIDQEPVYEITEEFDKVKG; encoded by the coding sequence GTGAATGCTCCGACGCTGATTACATTTTTAATTTACTTAATTGGAATGTTTTCCATTGGTCTTATTTTTTACAAATTAACGAATAACCTATCTGATTATGTTTTAGGGGGAAGAAAACTTGGCGGAGCTGTCGCAGCATTAAGTGCTGGAGCTTCAGATATGAGCAGCTGGCTGATTCTTGCTTTGCCAGGAGCTATGTACATTGGCGGGATGAGTGAAATTTGGCTTCCGATCGGACTTGCTGTGGGTGCCTATTTAAATTGGCAGTTTATGGCGAAGCGATTACGCCGTTATACAGAAATCTCTAACAATTCCATTACCATCCCGGATTTTTTGGAGAATCGTTTTAGAGATCAGTCTAAAGTGTTAAGAATTGTATCTGCTGTTTTTATTTTATTATTTTTTGCTTTTTACACATCTTCTGGTCTTGTGGGCGGGGCAACGTTATTTGTGCAATCATTTGGCTGGGAGTACACAACAGCTCTTTGGATTGGCGTTGCTATTATTATTACGTATACGTTTCTTGGCGGCTTTTTGGCCGTCAGCTGGACCGACTTTTTCCAAGGTATTATTATGTTTTTAGCGCTAATTGTCGTACCGATAGTCGCCATTACCGAAATGGGCGGCTGGGGCAATATGATTGCAGCTGCAGGAGAAGTAGATGCTGCTTACTTGGACGCATTTGCTGGTACATCTGCGATTGGGATTATTTCTCTATTAGCCTGGGGACTAGGATATTTTGGACAGCCTCATATCATTACAAGGTTTATGGCTATTCGTTCAGAACAAGAAGTTCCAAAAGCACGTTTGATCGGTATTACATGGATGGTGTTGTCTTTGTTTGGCGCCATATTCACTGGGTTTGTCGGTATCGCATACTTTGCAGGAGCAGGACCGGGAAATGCGCTAGCTGAAGGAGCTCATGAAACGGTCTTCATTGCTTTCACTCAGCTGCTTTTTAATCCTTGGATTGCTGGATTCCTATTAGCTGCTATATTAGCTGCTATTATGAGTACAATTGATTCACAGCTTTTGGTGTCATCGAGCGCTTTGGCCGAAGACTTTTATAAAGGATTGTTTCGTCCAAGTGCAAAAGAGCAGGAACTTGTGTGGATTGGTCGTGTCGGAGTATTGTTGATTGCGTTAATTGCCACATTATTAGCTTACAACCCTAACAGTACAGTCCTGGAGCTGGTGGAATATGCCTGGGCTGGATTTGGGGCAGTATTTGGACCGGTTATTCTTCTGTCGCTGTTTTGGAGGAGAACAACAAAGTGGGGGGCGCTTGCTGGTATGGTTGCCGGGGGACTAACGGTTATTCTTTGGGCTATTCCAGAAGGCGGTTTGTTCGATTTATATGAACTCGTTCCAGGGTTTTTAGCCGGCGGATTAGCTGTTATTCTTGTCAGTTATATCGATCAGGAACCCGTTTATGAAATTACGGAGGAATTTGATAAAGTAAAGGGATAA
- a CDS encoding DUF779 domain-containing protein, which yields MKVKKVTATDGALELIEKLKERHGPLMFHQSGGCCDGSSPMCFPEGDFKVGSSDMYLGQIGGMPFYISKDQYEYWKHTQLIIDVVDGRGGMFSLEGPEGKRFLTRSRVYSEEERKALQEEERTQT from the coding sequence TTGAAAGTAAAAAAAGTAACGGCCACCGATGGAGCCCTTGAATTGATTGAAAAATTAAAAGAGCGGCATGGCCCATTGATGTTTCACCAATCAGGGGGCTGTTGTGACGGAAGTTCTCCAATGTGTTTTCCGGAAGGAGATTTTAAAGTAGGCAGCAGTGATATGTATTTAGGCCAGATTGGCGGCATGCCCTTTTATATTTCAAAAGACCAATACGAATACTGGAAGCATACGCAGCTCATTATTGACGTGGTAGATGGACGCGGCGGCATGTTCTCTCTTGAAGGTCCGGAAGGTAAACGGTTTTTAACTCGTTCTAGAGTATATTCTGAAGAAGAACGTAAAGCGCTGCAGGAAGAAGAAAGGACGCAAACTTGA
- the adh gene encoding aldehyde dehydrogenase, which yields MRYDAPNTSGSLVNFKDRYDNFIGGEYKAPVKGEYFDNVTPVTGEVFCQMSRSTEEDVELAIDAAHQAKDAWGRTSPAERGNILNKIADRIEENLEMLAVAETWENGKAVRETLNADIPLAVDHFRYFAGVIRTQEGTISQISDDTVAYHFHEPLGVVGQIIPWNFPLLMATWKIAPALAAGNCIVLKPAEQTPASIHVLLDLIKDLLPPGVLNIVNGFGVEAGKPLASNSRISKVAFTGETTTGRLIMQYASENIIPVTLELGGKSPNIFFEDVMREDDKFLDKAIEGFVMFALNQGEVCTCPSRALIHESIYDRFMERALQRVESIKTGHPLDTDTMMGAQASQEQMEKIMSYLDIGKQEGAEVLAGGGKNALNGELANGYYVQPTIFKGSNKMRVFQEEIFGPVLSVATFKTKEEALSVANDTLYGLGAGIWTRDINTAYRFGREIEAGRVWTNCYHDYPAHAAFGGYKKSGIGRENHKMMLDHYQQTKNLLISYSDNALGFF from the coding sequence ATGCGTTATGATGCACCTAATACATCTGGAAGTCTTGTAAATTTTAAAGATCGATACGACAATTTTATCGGAGGCGAATACAAAGCACCTGTAAAAGGCGAATATTTCGATAACGTTACGCCTGTCACTGGGGAAGTTTTTTGTCAAATGTCTCGTTCTACCGAAGAAGACGTGGAACTCGCTATTGATGCTGCGCATCAAGCGAAAGACGCTTGGGGCAGAACATCTCCTGCTGAACGCGGCAATATTTTAAATAAAATAGCTGATCGTATCGAAGAAAATTTAGAAATGCTGGCTGTTGCGGAAACGTGGGAAAACGGAAAAGCTGTTCGTGAAACATTAAATGCAGATATTCCGCTTGCTGTTGATCATTTCCGATATTTTGCCGGTGTCATTCGTACACAGGAAGGTACGATAAGTCAAATTAGCGATGATACGGTTGCTTATCATTTTCATGAGCCTCTTGGCGTTGTTGGGCAGATTATTCCATGGAACTTCCCGCTGTTAATGGCCACATGGAAGATTGCTCCTGCACTTGCAGCTGGTAACTGCATCGTTTTAAAGCCGGCAGAACAAACACCTGCTTCCATTCATGTCCTGCTTGACCTTATTAAAGACCTTCTCCCGCCTGGTGTGTTAAATATAGTAAATGGTTTTGGTGTAGAAGCCGGGAAGCCGCTTGCTTCAAACAGCCGCATTTCCAAAGTAGCGTTTACCGGAGAAACAACAACCGGCCGTTTGATCATGCAGTATGCTTCCGAGAATATCATTCCTGTCACTTTAGAGCTTGGCGGTAAATCTCCGAACATCTTTTTTGAAGATGTGATGAGAGAAGACGATAAGTTTCTTGATAAAGCAATTGAAGGTTTCGTCATGTTTGCTTTAAACCAAGGGGAAGTTTGTACATGTCCTTCCCGCGCTCTTATTCATGAATCGATTTACGATCGCTTTATGGAACGAGCGCTGCAGCGGGTTGAATCAATAAAAACCGGACACCCGCTTGATACCGATACGATGATGGGTGCGCAGGCCTCTCAAGAACAGATGGAAAAAATTATGTCTTATCTTGATATAGGGAAACAAGAAGGAGCCGAAGTTCTGGCCGGCGGCGGCAAAAACGCACTAAACGGAGAACTTGCCAATGGATATTATGTACAGCCGACTATTTTTAAAGGCTCCAATAAAATGCGTGTCTTCCAAGAAGAGATTTTCGGCCCCGTCCTCTCTGTGGCAACCTTTAAAACAAAAGAAGAAGCTTTGTCTGTTGCAAACGATACACTTTACGGATTAGGAGCTGGAATTTGGACCCGCGATATTAATACAGCTTACCGCTTCGGCCGCGAAATTGAAGCCGGCCGCGTTTGGACCAATTGTTATCATGATTATCCAGCTCATGCAGCCTTTGGCGGCTACAAAAAATCAGGTATCGGCCGAGAAAACCACAAAATGATGCTTGATCATTACCAGCAAACGAAAAACTTGCTGATCAGCTACAGCGACAATGCTCTAGGTTTCTTTTAA
- a CDS encoding GNAT family N-acetyltransferase, with protein MKYTFERLQKQHWPEVKEIYEMGIETEIATFETKAPSWEIWSATHDLICRLVALEVETNEVLGWAAISPVSNRAVYDGVGETSIYIRGDIRGQGLGTALLKELIAVTEKEGYWMLQAGIFPENRNSIKIHEGAGFRKVGTRERIGQLNGVWRDVELFERRSDVAGV; from the coding sequence TTGAAATATACGTTTGAACGGTTGCAAAAGCAGCACTGGCCTGAAGTAAAAGAAATTTATGAAATGGGAATAGAAACAGAAATTGCTACATTTGAAACGAAAGCTCCATCGTGGGAAATCTGGTCAGCAACTCATGATCTCATCTGCCGCCTTGTTGCCCTAGAAGTAGAAACCAATGAAGTGCTTGGATGGGCCGCTATTTCACCGGTTTCCAACCGGGCGGTATATGATGGTGTAGGGGAAACGAGTATATACATAAGAGGCGATATCCGCGGTCAGGGACTCGGGACAGCTTTATTAAAAGAGTTAATAGCCGTAACAGAAAAAGAAGGCTACTGGATGCTTCAAGCTGGCATTTTTCCAGAAAACCGAAACAGCATCAAAATTCACGAAGGGGCAGGATTTCGAAAAGTCGGCACACGTGAGCGGATCGGACAGTTGAATGGCGTTTGGCGAGATGTCGAATTGTTCGAAAGACGAAGTGATGTAGCAGGGGTATAA
- a CDS encoding nuclease-related domain-containing protein — translation MEKDAAKWFAGYKGEQSIDYPLTFLPSNKFYIRHGLRLFDGSHYFQIDTLILSWDFFLILEVKISPEH, via the coding sequence ATAGAAAAAGATGCAGCCAAATGGTTCGCTGGTTATAAAGGCGAACAATCCATTGACTATCCACTAACTTTTCTCCCCTCAAACAAATTCTATATTCGCCACGGTCTTAGATTGTTCGATGGCTCCCATTATTTTCAGATCGACACATTAATATTATCCTGGGATTTTTTTCTTATTTTAGAGGTGAAAATATCTCCGGAACATTAA